A single Anopheles funestus chromosome 2RL, idAnoFuneDA-416_04, whole genome shotgun sequence DNA region contains:
- the LOC125765883 gene encoding brachyurin-like, giving the protein MKLFIVVVLACLAAAQAREISYKSIVPMREAPRSARIVNGFPASLGQFPYQVFLTGQTAGGNLACGGSLISAEWVLTAAHCQVNVIQFTVRAGTININEGTVRTSNLIVIHPAYNPSNLNNDIGLIRLSEPMPLGGNIQVVALPEADLTETFLNREATVSGFGRTSDSISTISTTLNFVHLNIISNIQCMGTYGAATIIDSTVCGVGRDAANQGTCNGDSGGPLTVTENGQSLQIGVVSFVAAIGCEAGLPSGYVRTTHFRNWIREQTGV; this is encoded by the exons ATGAAACTGTTCATCGTCGTCGTTTTGGCCTGCTTGGCTGCGGCCCAG GCTCGGGAGATCAGCTACAAATCGATCGTGCCAATGCGTGAAGCTCCTCGCAGTGCACGCATCGTCAATGGTTTCCCAGCATCGCTTGGCCAGTTCCCGTATCAAGTTTTCCTGACTGGTCAGACCGCTGGTGGCAACCTTGCATGCGGTGGTTCGCTCATCTCGGCCGAATGGGTCCTTACCGCTGCTCACTGTCAAGTGAATGTTATTCAATTCACTGTCCGTGCTGGAACGATCAACATTAATGAAGGTACTGTGCGCACGTCCAACCTAATCGTCATCCATCCTGCTTACAACCCGAGCAACCTCAACAACGACATCGGTCTAATCCGTTTGAGCGAGCCTATGCCGCTGGGTGGTAATATTCAAGTCGTTGCTCTGCCTGAAGCTGATCTGACTGAGACGTTCCTGAACCGTGAGGCTACCGTGTCTGGATTCGGTCGTACCAGTGACTCGATTTCCACTATCTCCACCACGCTGAACTTCGTCCACTTGAACATTATCTCCAATATTCAGTGCATGGGAACGTACGGAGCGGCAACCATCATTGACTCCACTGTGTGCGGCGTCGGTCGTGACGCGGCCAACCAAGGTACATGCAACGGTGACTCCGGTGGCCCACTGACCGTTACCGAAAATGGCCAATCCCTCCAAATCGGTGTGGTGTCTTTCGTCGCTGCCATTGGTTGTGAAGCCGGTTTACCGTCTGGCTATGTACGCACCACTCATTTCCGCAACTGGATCCGGGAGCAAACTGGCGTCTAA
- the LOC125765881 gene encoding dnaJ protein homolog 1 isoform X1, whose translation MGKDYYKTLGIPRGSTDEDIKKAYRKLALKYHPDKNKSPGAEEKFKEVAEAYEVLSDKKKREMYDKFGEEGLKGRASNGTSNSSQNFTYEFHGDPRATFAQFFGSNNPFGSFFDMHNDSLFNSSIFNDDDFFTPFSGLGNRHGLGGAFRYSKSTILAQARKHYIIYTYISISLAFRSHSFNVHSPLKKEKVQDPPIEHDLYVTLEEIYHGCVKKMKISRRVLQPDGTSKKEDKCVTISIKPGWKSGTKVTFQKEGDQTKGKIPADIVFIVRDKPHVWFRREGSDLRYTARLTLKQALCGVIFEVPTMTGEKLRISTKQEIIKPNTVKRIQGYGLPFPKEPSRKGDLLVAFDIKFPDKLSTSEKEMLNNMLPNS comes from the exons ATGGGGAAAGATTATTACAAAACTCTCGGTATACCGAGAGGATCTACGGATGAAGACATAAAAAAGGCCTATCGAAAACTAGCGCTGAAATATCATCcggacaaaaacaaatcacctGGCGCAGAGGAAAAGTTTAAGGAAGTTGCGGAAGCGTACGAAGTGTTGTCCGACAAGAAGAAGCGAGAAATGTATGACAAGTTTGGCGAGGAAGGATTAAAAGGAC GAGCTTCGAACGGCACGTCAAACTCTTCTCAGAATTTTACTTATGAATTCCACGGAGATCCCAGAGCTACGTTTGCACAATTTTTCGGCTCAAACAACCCGTTCGGATCGTTTTTCGATATGCACAACGATAGTTTATTCAATAGCAGTATTTTCAACGATGACGATTTCTTCACACCCTTCAGCGGTTTGGGTAACCGGCACGGTCTAGGTGGTGCCTTTAGGTATAGCAAATCTACAATTCTGGCGCAAGCGAGGAAGCACTACATAATATACACATATATCTCTATTTCCCTTGCTTTCAGGTCGCACTCATTCAACGTTCACTCGCCGCTCAAAAAGGAGAAAGTTCAGGATCCCCCGATTGAGCACGATCTGTACGTTACACTAGAAGAGATCTATCATGGCTGTgtgaagaagatgaagatttCGCGCCGTGTCTTACAACCAGACGGTACATCGAAAAAAGAGGACAAATGCGTGACCATATCCATAAAGCCAGGATGGAAGTCTGGTACGAAAGTTACCTTCCAGAAAGAGGGTGACCAAACAAAGGGCAAAATACCTGCTGACATTGTATTTATCGTTCGCGACAAACCCCACGTCTGGTTTCGGCGTGAAGGAAGTGATCTGCGATATACTGCTCGATTGACGTTAAAACAG GCTCTCTGTGGTGTTATTTTTGAGGTACCCACTATGACAGGAGAAAAGTTGCGTATCAGTACAAAACAGGAAATCATCAAACCTAATACGGTAAAGCGCATCCAAGGTTACGGGTTGCCGTTCCCAAAGGAACCATCGCGAAAAGGCGATCTGCTCGTAGCGTTCGATATTAAGTTCCCCGATAAGCTTAGTACGTCGGAAAAGGAAATGCTTAACAATATGCTTCCCAATTCGTAG
- the LOC125765881 gene encoding dnaJ protein homolog 1 isoform X2, with amino-acid sequence MGKDYYKTLGIPRGSTDEDIKKAYRKLALKYHPDKNKSPGAEEKFKEVAEAYEVLSDKKKREMYDKFGEEGLKGRASNGTSNSSQNFTYEFHGDPRATFAQFFGSNNPFGSFFDMHNDSLFNSSIFNDDDFFTPFSGLGNRHGLGGAFRSHSFNVHSPLKKEKVQDPPIEHDLYVTLEEIYHGCVKKMKISRRVLQPDGTSKKEDKCVTISIKPGWKSGTKVTFQKEGDQTKGKIPADIVFIVRDKPHVWFRREGSDLRYTARLTLKQALCGVIFEVPTMTGEKLRISTKQEIIKPNTVKRIQGYGLPFPKEPSRKGDLLVAFDIKFPDKLSTSEKEMLNNMLPNS; translated from the exons ATGGGGAAAGATTATTACAAAACTCTCGGTATACCGAGAGGATCTACGGATGAAGACATAAAAAAGGCCTATCGAAAACTAGCGCTGAAATATCATCcggacaaaaacaaatcacctGGCGCAGAGGAAAAGTTTAAGGAAGTTGCGGAAGCGTACGAAGTGTTGTCCGACAAGAAGAAGCGAGAAATGTATGACAAGTTTGGCGAGGAAGGATTAAAAGGAC GAGCTTCGAACGGCACGTCAAACTCTTCTCAGAATTTTACTTATGAATTCCACGGAGATCCCAGAGCTACGTTTGCACAATTTTTCGGCTCAAACAACCCGTTCGGATCGTTTTTCGATATGCACAACGATAGTTTATTCAATAGCAGTATTTTCAACGATGACGATTTCTTCACACCCTTCAGCGGTTTGGGTAACCGGCACGGTCTAGGTGGTGCCTTTAG GTCGCACTCATTCAACGTTCACTCGCCGCTCAAAAAGGAGAAAGTTCAGGATCCCCCGATTGAGCACGATCTGTACGTTACACTAGAAGAGATCTATCATGGCTGTgtgaagaagatgaagatttCGCGCCGTGTCTTACAACCAGACGGTACATCGAAAAAAGAGGACAAATGCGTGACCATATCCATAAAGCCAGGATGGAAGTCTGGTACGAAAGTTACCTTCCAGAAAGAGGGTGACCAAACAAAGGGCAAAATACCTGCTGACATTGTATTTATCGTTCGCGACAAACCCCACGTCTGGTTTCGGCGTGAAGGAAGTGATCTGCGATATACTGCTCGATTGACGTTAAAACAG GCTCTCTGTGGTGTTATTTTTGAGGTACCCACTATGACAGGAGAAAAGTTGCGTATCAGTACAAAACAGGAAATCATCAAACCTAATACGGTAAAGCGCATCCAAGGTTACGGGTTGCCGTTCCCAAAGGAACCATCGCGAAAAGGCGATCTGCTCGTAGCGTTCGATATTAAGTTCCCCGATAAGCTTAGTACGTCGGAAAAGGAAATGCTTAACAATATGCTTCCCAATTCGTAG
- the LOC125764609 gene encoding uncharacterized protein LOC125764609, with amino-acid sequence MASSARRKVAARLRVTVAIVFLLGTQLAASVQASEDELPVVSYINREASGKKILPDFTSIQLGESVPEQYRAAANRFARLWKEHVTGIKGYDTLKDIPFTLIVPDKIDETVFGGNEPKIREFLLEHVVPGALVEVKDQNTYLNLNQHPVHVNLSCFDMLMAYEINQSAKVLTKRNITEHLSLVFIVGNLTESDVHSSSTNKFNKRNIQETNRYNEPQRLEMKNATKELASSKENKIGQHLMNFLAGMKSGTKVFQHFLSSSNLSNLMDDSSYMVFIPSDTAFQRWHPIDWGFYPFSVQEFTEMVLRNHFVRTKQPLRMADLRVIHTDQRYKTLGGEYIVLKNKPSPNVNNVTILSDYTLSNGIEVFILSEVLFVSEAVVSRLHQMHKDKETPPLLAFPWFGAQFLSHSFLALERDTRFTQITRFLNTAEIAQFISGSNYTFFVPTDEAFERYSFDLLPDSVLASEKGIKMLLNHFIRGRLYDRDLKDGELIDTIGGMPVKIQRSFENTVRVNSARIVESEVFVYNLGTMFYIDDVLYTDLLKDEVKAITDLKNVDRNVPESIGGSDAYTTEQNPPVTDRPTSTTFRSLYGLLTTNADVELVPLEVTESSKRNSDEDSAQFQDDEIITPKALPLRYFYNPKK; translated from the exons atggCCAGCAGTGCTAGACGGAAAGTCGCCGCCAGGTTACGTGTTACCGTGGCCATCGTGTTCCTCCTGGGAACACAACTTGCCGCAAGTGTGCAAGCAAGTGAAGACGAATTACCGGTCGTCAGTTACATCAATCGTGAAGCAtcgggaaagaaaattttgcctGATTTTACATCGATCCAGCTTGGTGAAAGCGTTCCTGAACAATATCGTGCAGCAGCAAACAGGTTTGCACGATTGTGGAAGGAACATGTGACCGGAATCAAAGGATACGATACGCTTAAAG ATATCCCATTTACGCTAATAGTACCGGATAAAATAGACGAGACTGTTTTCGGTGGAAATGAACCAAAAATACGAGAATTCCTTCTCGAGCACGTTGTTCCCGGGGCACTGGTAGAGGTGAAAGATCAAAATACCTACCTGAATCTAAACCAGCATCCAGTTCACGTGAATCTATCCTGCTTCGACATGTTGATGGCGTATGAAATTAATCAAAGCGCTAAGGTACTCACCAAGCGCAACATTACCGAACATCTCAGTTTGGTGTTCATAGTCGGCAACTTGACAGAATCGGATGTTCATAGTTCGTccacaaataaattcaataaacGAAATATTCAAGAAACAAACCG CTACAATGAACCACAGAGgctggaaatgaaaaatgccaCCAAAGAACTTGCAtcaagcaaagaaaacaaaattggaCAACATTTGATGAACTTCCTGGCTGGCATGAAATCGGGAACCAAGGTTTTCCAGCACTTTCTTTCCAGTTCCAACCTAAGCAACCTGATGGACGACAGCTCGTACATGGTTTTCATTCCATCCGACACTGCGTTTCAACGGTGGCACCCCATCGACTGGGGCTTCTATCCATTCAGTGTACAGGAGTTTACCGAAATGGTTCTCCGTAATCACTTCGTACGCACCAAGCAACCGCTTCGCATGGCGGATCTTCGAGTGATCCATACTGATCAACGATACAAAACCCTTGGCGGAGAGTATATTGTACTTAAGAACAAAC CTTCTCCCAATGTGAACAACGTTACCATTTTATCCGACTATACCCTTTCGAATGGTATCGAAGTTTTCATACTATCAGAAGTACTCTTCGTTTCCGAAGCAGTGGTCTCACGGTTGCATCAG ATGCACAAGGACAAAGAAACACCGCCCCTGTTGGCATTCCCTTGGTTTGGCGCTCAGTTTTTGTCCCATTCATTCCTAGCGCTGGAACGTGACACACGGTTCACACAAATTACTCGGTTTCTCAATACGGCAGAAATTGCACAGTTCATTTCTGGCTCAAATTACACCTTTTTCGTACCGACTGATGAAGCGTTTGAACGGTATAGTTTTGATTTGCTTCCGGACAGTGTACTCGCTTCGGAAAAGGGTATCAAAATGTTGCTGAACCATTTCATTCGGGGCAGACTGTATGATCGCGATTTAAAAGATGGAGAATTGATTGACACAATCGGTGGTATGCCTGTAAAAATTCAACGATCGTTCGAAAACACTGTTCGGGTTAATTCCGCCCGCATTGTAGAATCGGAAGTGTTTGTCTACAATCTAGGAACAATGTTCTACATCGATGATGTACTGTATACCGATTTACTAAAGGATGAAGTTAAAGCAATTACAGATCTCAAGAACGTGGATAGGAATGTTCCGGAAAGTATTGGTGGAAGCGATGCTTATACAACGGAACAAAACCCACCAGTGACCGATcgaccgacaagtaccacgtTCCGATCGTTGTACGGTCTGCTTACGACCAATGCCGACGTTGAGCTAGTTCCTTTGGAAGTTACCGAATCGAGCAAACGAAACAGTGACGAAGACAGCGCTCAGTTTCAGGATGATGAAATCATTACACCTAAAGCGCTTCCTTTGAGATACTTCTACAACCCAAAGAAGTAG